In Necator americanus strain Aroian chromosome IV, whole genome shotgun sequence, the following proteins share a genomic window:
- a CDS encoding hypothetical protein (NECATOR_CHRIV.G13884.T1) has translation MSASSFGNIKILSSGIPAKREQRGAVEACWAHNPEVGGSKPLAANRFSAPPCRWITPLIHLGMSASSFGNIKILSSGIPAKREQRGAVEACWAHNPEVGGSKPLAANRFSAPPCRWITP, from the coding sequence ATGTCTGCGTCctccttcggaaatattaaaattttaagcagtggaataccagcaaagcgagagcagcgtggcgcagtggaagcgtgctgggcccataacccagaggtcggtggatcgaaaccactcgctgctaatcgtttttctgctCCACCATGTCGTTGGATAACCCCTTTAATTCATCTTGGCATGTCTGCGTCctccttcggaaatattaaaattttaagcagtggaataccagcaaagcgagagcagcgtggcgcagtggaagcgtgctgggcccataacccagaggtcggtggatcgaaaccactcgctgctaatcgtttttctgctCCTCCATGTCGTTGGATAACCCCTTAA
- a CDS encoding hypothetical protein (NECATOR_CHRIV.G13885.T1) — MSASSFGNIKILSSGIPAKREQRGAVEACWAHNPEVGGSKPLAANRFSAPPCPVEYQQSESSVAQWKRAGPITQSSGIPAKREQRGAVEACWAHNPEVGGSKPLAANRFSAPPCRWITPLIHLGMSASSFGNIKILSSGIPAKREQRGAVEACWAHNPEVGGSKPLAANRFSAPPCRWITPLIHLGMSVSSFGSIKILSSGIPAKREQRGAVEACWAHNPEVGGSKPLAANRFSAPPCPVEYQQSESKRGEWKRAGPITQSSGIPAKREQRGAVEACWAHNPEVGGSKPLAANRFSAPPCPVEYQQSESSVAQWKRAGPITQSSGIPAKREQRGAVEACWAHNPEVGGSKPLAANRFSPPCRWILPP; from the exons ATGTCTGCGTCctccttcggaaatattaaaattttaagcagtggaataccagcaaagcgagagcagcgtggcgcagtggaagcgtgctgggcccataacccagaggtcggtggatcgaaaccactcgctgctaatcgtttttctgctCCACCATGTC cagtggaataccagcaaagcgagagcagcgtggcgcagtggaagcgtgctgggcccataacccagag cagtggaataccagcaaagcgagagcagcgtggcgcagtggaagcgtgctgggcccataacccagaggtcggtggatcgaaaccactcgctgctaatcgtttttctgctCCACCATGTCGTTGGATAACCCCTTTAATTCATCTTGGCATGTCTGCGTCctccttcggaaatattaaaattttaagcagtggaataccagcaaagcgagagcagcgtggcgcagtggaagcgtgctgggcccataacccagaggtcggtggatcgaaaccactcgctgctaatcgtttttctgctCCACCTTGTCGTTGGATAACCCCCTTAATTCATCTCGGCATGTCTGTGTCCTCCTTCGGaagtattaaaattttaagcagtggaataccagcaaagcgagagcagcgtggcgcagtggaagcgtgctgggcccataacccagaggtcggtggatcgaaaccactcgctgctaatcgtttttctgctCCACCATGTC cagtggaataccagcaaagcGAGAGCAAGCGTGGCGAGTGGAAGCGTGctgggcccataacccagag cagtggaataccagcaaagcgagagcagcgtggcgcagtggaagcgtgctgggcccataacccagaggtcggtggatcgaaaccactcgctgctaatcgtttttctgctCCACCATGTC cagtggaataccagcaaagcgagagcagcgtggcgcagtggaagcgtgctgggcccataacccagag cagtggaataccagcaaagcgagagcagcgtggcgcagtggaagcgtgctgggcccataacccagaggtcggtggatcgaaaccactcgctgctaatcgtttttctccaccatgtcgttggatactCCCTCCTTAA
- a CDS encoding hypothetical protein (NECATOR_CHRIV.G13886.T1): protein MSVSSFGNIKILSSGIPAKREQRGAVEACWAHNPEVGGSKPLAANRFSAPPCRWITPLIHLGMSASSFGNIKILSSGIPAKREQRGAVEACWAHNPEVGGSKPLAANHFSVLHVVGLPSLVNHCISGSSFGNTKILSSGIPAKREQRGAVEACWAHNPEVGGSKPLAANRFSVLHVVGLLP from the coding sequence ATGTCTGTTTCctccttcggaaatattaaaattttaagcagtggaataccagcaaagcgagagcagcgtggcgcagtggaagcgtgctgggcccataacccagaggtcggtggatcgaaaccactcgctgctaatcgtttttctgctCCACCATGTCGTTGGATAACCCCTTTAATTCATCTTGGCATGTCTGCGTCctccttcggaaatattaaaattttaagcagtggaataccagcaaagcgagagcagcgtggcgcagtggaagcgtgctgggcccataacccagaggtcggtggatcgaaaccactcgctgctaatcATTTTTCTGTCCTCCATGTCGTTGGACTGCCTTCCTTAGTTAATCATTGTATCTCTGGATCCTCCTTCGGAAAtactaaaattttaagcagtggaataccagcaaagcgagagcagcgtggcgcagtggaagcgtgctgggcccataacccagaggtcggtggatcgaaaccactcgctgctaatcgtttttctgtcCTCCATGTCGTTGGACTGCTTCCTTAG
- a CDS encoding hypothetical protein (NECATOR_CHRIV.G13887.T1) produces MSASSFGNTKILSSGIPAKREQRGAVEACWAHNPEVGGSKPLAANRFSAPPCRWITPLIHLGMSASSFGNIKILSSGIPAKREQRGAVEACWAHNPEVGGSKPLAANRFSVLHVVG; encoded by the coding sequence ATGTCTGCATCCTCCTTCGGAAAtactaaaattttaagcagtggaataccagcaaagcgagagcagcgtggcgcagtggaagcgtgctgggcccataacccagaggtcggtggatcgaaaccactcgctgctaatcgtttttctgctCCACCATGTCGTTGGATAACCCCCTTAATTCATCTTGGCATGTCTGCATCctccttcggaaatattaaaattttaagcagtggaataccagcaaagcgagagcagcgtggcgcagtggaagcgtgctgggcccataacccagaggtcggtggatcgaaaccactcgctgctaatcgtttttctgtcCTCCATGTCGTTGGATAA